TGCGCGCAAATAATAGAAGCTGCTGATCGTTTCACGGCTTCGCGGAAAATTTCTCGTGGATGAACAATGGATGCATTTAGAGATCCGATAAAAATAGTTTGTTTGTGCAGTATTTGATTCTTTACATTTAAAAAAAGAACAACAAAATGTTCTTGTTTCAAAGAAGTCATATCGGGCATTAAATAAGTTGCGGCATCTTTTGGAGATCTTATTGTAAACTTATCATCTGTTTGTTGCTGGGATAATCTTCTCCCCAGTTCAACTGCGGCTAATAGTTGAACGGCTTTTGCTTCCCCGATGCCTTTCACAGACATCATTTCTTCCAAAGTGGCATTTTTTAATTCTTGAATTTGTTCAAAAAAGGAGAGGACACGATTAGCTAGATGAAGAACAGACTCTTGCTTCGTACCAGTACGAAGCAAGATAGCTATCAATTCTTGGTTTGACAAGCTTTCAGCACCTTGTCTTATTAATCTTTCACGGGGACGATCTGCTAAGTGCACATCACGAATCATTAAAGAAGGTGGCAAATTCACGTTCATTTGGATTTCTCCTTTTCAAATTCAATTACCTCTAAAGTAACTAGCGTTCGATACAAACGACTTATAGGTAGCCCTACTACATTGTTATAATCACCTTGAATCTTTTCAACAAATAGTCCACCCATCGTTTGTATACCATAGCCACCTGCTTTGTCTAATGGATCACCAGATTCCACATAAGCATCGATTTCCTTATTGGAAAGCTCATAAAATTTCACTAAAGTAGATTCTGCGAAAGCGATACTAATACCAGGCCCTAATATAGTAACCCCTGTAATAACGTTATGAACTTTCCCAGATAGTAATTTCATAAACTTTTTGGCTTGAGCATTGCTCGTTGGCTTAGATAACAACGCTTTTCCAATACGAACAGTCGTATCAGCAGCAATGACAATCGCATCAGGATTTTTTCGGAAAACTTCAGTAGCTTTTAAATCTGCTATTGCAATCGCCATTTGCTCGGGATCATAGACTCCCTCTAATTCTTCCACAACACCAGATGGTTGTACTTCAAATGGAATACCTAAACTACTAAAAAGTTCTTTTCTTCTTGGTGACTCACTTGCTAGAATAATTTTTTTGTCTGTTAT
The nucleotide sequence above comes from Psychrobacillus glaciei. Encoded proteins:
- a CDS encoding Maf family protein, with the translated sequence MKLITDKKIILASESPRRKELFSSLGIPFEVQPSGVVEELEGVYDPEQMAIAIADLKATEVFRKNPDAIVIAADTTVRIGKALLSKPTSNAQAKKFMKLLSGKVHNVITGVTILGPGISIAFAESTLVKFYELSNKEIDAYVESGDPLDKAGGYGIQTMGGLFVEKIQGDYNNVVGLPISRLYRTLVTLEVIEFEKEKSK
- the radC gene encoding RadC family protein, which translates into the protein MNVNLPPSLMIRDVHLADRPRERLIRQGAESLSNQELIAILLRTGTKQESVLHLANRVLSFFEQIQELKNATLEEMMSVKGIGEAKAVQLLAAVELGRRLSQQQTDDKFTIRSPKDAATYLMPDMTSLKQEHFVVLFLNVKNQILHKQTIFIGSLNASIVHPREIFREAVKRSAASIICAHNHPSGNPAPSPEDIDVTKRLLEAGQLMGIELLDHVIIGDHQFISLKEKGYM